The Methanofastidiosum sp. DNA segment CAATCGCAAGTTTCTTTGATATTTCTTCTGGAAGGCCTGCTTTCACCCCACCTTCAGTTAAAGCCTTTAGAAATGAGAATACATAGGCTGGACCGGAGCCTGATAGGCCTGTTACAGCATCCATCTGGGCCTCTTCTACCTTTAGGACAGAACCAAGATTAGTGAATATTTTTCTAAATGCTTCTTCATTTTCTTTTGTCGCATGCTTTCCTAAAGAATAGCATGATGGCGAAAACCCTATTGAAAGGGATATGTTTGGCATGATGCGGATAACTGGCACGTCATTTACCATGCTCTCAATGAATCTTAGTGGAACGCCTGCTGCAACTGAAACTATCTGTTTTCCTTTAAGATTTATATCTTTTACACTCTCTAGCACAGGCGCAATTAGATTTGGCTTCACCGCAATGATAATGATTTTAGAAGAAGAAAAGACCTCTCTATTATCTAATGATACTTCTATACCGTATTCATTTTTTATTGGATTTAGAATATCTTCTGATACATCGCTTAGTATAATACTCTCACATTTAAAGGCATTTTTTTCTAACAAGCCTTTAATTATGCCACTGCCGATTTTTCCGGCCCCAATAACTCCCACTTCAAACATATTGGATTTTTAGATTTACCATCATTTAAAACTTTACGTTGAAAACTTTATAAACAGAGTTTTAAAATAAATTTTATGATTGAATCTACTTTTTACTTAGAATCTCAGAGTAACTCAAAAGAAGCGCTTGAAATCTCTGTTAAGAAACTTTTGGAGGAGGTCAAGGCCCTAAGCAATGTTAAGGTTACAAGACAGATGTTCCATGAGATTTTAGAGGACGAGGACGAGATGGGTAGGATATTCTATTCATCTGTAGTTGAAGTTGACATAAAGACTAATTTTAGGGAGTATATCAACCTCTGCATGAGGCTTGTGCCGTCTACAATTGAAATTATAAGCGGGGATGTAAAGATCAAGGGCAAGGAGCTTTTGGAAATCTTTGGCGATGTTTCTTCTACAGTGAACAAGCTCTGCAAGAAATACAATCTGACACTTTACAGAGTTGGCGAGACTGAAGGTGTAAAGCAGGAGGAGATTGGTATTGACGAAGAGGACATTGAAGATGCCATTGGGCAAGGCGGGGCACTGTTTAAATTTGTCGTGGAGGCTAGGGCAAAGAATGAGAAGTTTGCCATGGAAAAGACAAAGGAGCTTGTGAATGATACTGGAGCCCTAGTAAACAAGATGATCGCAAAAAAAGTGGGAGAAGGCGAAGCATGGGAGGGAGTTGTCGGGATGGAGGCGCTATTTCCCGATATTGAGACCTTATTTGATGCTGTGATTAAGTTCTCTCCAGTTGCAATGAGCGTCATAGAGCCAGAAGTAGTGCATCTCAATATGGCGGAGCTTCAGAACATCGGGATAGATATAGCAGGAATAATACAGCAGCTCACATTTGACGTTATAACAAAAGGCATGAAAACAGGACAAGGCAGTTTCAGGGCCACACAGGCCTAATTTTTTATCCTTTTCTTAAAACAAAAGATTTATAAATAACTCTCTTCAATAGAGTATTGTACCCTTCTAGAGAAATTAAATTAAAACCTATAAAGGTGAAAATATATGAAATTAAGAACAATTGGAGCAGTCCTTGCAGGGGCTGCAATGATTGGAGCTACTGTAGCAGGCGCAGCCGCTGCAGCAACAGTTCCAGCTAAGTCATGGTGGATTGACCCAGCAACGGGCGCACCAAACGTAACAATAGCTGTTGGTGCACAGGCCAACGCATCCGATGTAGTCTCCGCATCTTTGATTGCAGCAGCAGTCGGAAACATGGCAACTGTCGAGGAGACAGCATCAGTGCCAGTAAAAGCATCAGTAACATGGGACAAGGTTGGAGACTACAATTATACAATTCCAAAAGACTTTGTATCATACACAACAAACAGCTGTGACTCTAGAGATGCAACATGGTATACAGACTTTGACCTTCTTGGATGGGGATACTGGAGGACTCAGGACAATGAGCTAGTTCCTGGCTACAACTCATACGTACAGATAGCAGCACCAAAAGACTTAAGGATAACTCAATCTGGAACAGATTGGACAGTCGCAAAGGGACTTTCAACACTATGGTTCTCAAACTCACCAAAAGAGTGGGATGCAAATAACAGAATATACAAAGTCACAACAACGTCTGGAGCAGGCTCATCTGCATACTTCCTTGAAAACACAAAATATTTTGATGGCACAGCCTTTACAAATACAGACATACCAGAATTCGCTAAAGGAAGCTATGACAACGGAAACGGAGCATTTGACTGGAATTATGGATTCTTCTCCACAAGAGCATGGGTAAACATTCCAAATGAAGGATGTGACTACAACTTTGGTGGAACAGGTACAGAAATGGAAGCACACGAAGAAATCCAGCTTATATTTACAAGCTACGACTGTTCAGCATGCTCAACAAACGGATTACCTCTTTTAAGAGGAGACGAGGGCGTTGAGTCAGGTATAGTATACAGAACAACTGAAATCAGATACCCATTGTTAGAAAACGGTCAGAACATCTGCGGAATAAAGAAATGTTGGGGAATGATAGACTTTGAAACTACAGTAAAAGGAAGGTTCACCCCAATAAAGTTCC contains these protein-coding regions:
- the proC gene encoding pyrroline-5-carboxylate reductase yields the protein MFEVGVIGAGKIGSGIIKGLLEKNAFKCESIILSDVSEDILNPIKNEYGIEVSLDNREVFSSSKIIIIAVKPNLIAPVLESVKDINLKGKQIVSVAAGVPLRFIESMVNDVPVIRIMPNISLSIGFSPSCYSLGKHATKENEEAFRKIFTNLGSVLKVEEAQMDAVTGLSGSGPAYVFSFLKALTEGGVKAGLPEEISKKLAIDTLYGAVLMADKTEKEFDELIKMVKTPGGTTEKGLIELEKYSFEKGIIEAVKKATERSKELGEVYGKC